The Saccharopolyspora gregorii genomic interval TGATCACGCGATCGCGCAGGCCCTGGTAGGACATCGCGCGCAGCTCCGCGTCGGTGAACGGCTCCTCGTAGGGCCGGGCGCCGAAGTCGGTGTTGAGCGCTTCGCACAGCAGCGCCAGCCCGTCCTCCTCGCGGGCGAGATCTTCCAGCATCGCCTGCTTGCGCTCCACGAGCTCCGGGGTCTCCGCGGTGACCACGTTGATCAGCGGCGCGATCACCACCGAATCCGGATCGCGGCCCGCGTCCTCGATCCCCTGGCGCAGCCGGGCGTAGGTGCGGGTGCCGGATTCGACGTTCGCGAAGTGGGTGAAGATGACGTCGGCCCAGCGCGCCGCGAACTCCTGGCCGCGCCCGCTGGCCCCGGCCTGCAGCAGCACCGGCCTGCCCTGCGGCGATCGCGGGACCGGGAAGGTGCCGTGCGAGGTGAAGAACCGCCCGTCGTGGTCGAGCCGGTGCACCTTCGCCGGGTCGGCGAACTCGCCGCTGCGCTTGTCCACGCTCAGCGCGTCCGGTTCCCAGGTGTCCCACATGCGCGTGACGATGTCGACGAACTCGTCGGCGCGCTCGTAGCGCAGGTCGTGGTCGAGGTGTTCGGTGCGGCCGAAGTTCGCCGCCTCCGAGTCGTTCAGCGAGGTCACGATGTTCCACCCGGTGCGCCCGCCGGTCATCAGGTCGGCGGTGGCGAAGTGCCGGGCGATGTGGAACGGCTCGTAGTA includes:
- a CDS encoding NtaA/DmoA family FMN-dependent monooxygenase (This protein belongs to a clade of FMN-dependent monooxygenases, within a broader family of flavin-dependent oxidoreductases, the luciferase-like monooxygenase (LMM) family, some of whose members use coenzyme F420 rather than FMN.), which encodes MTSSPRSMALIAFLQAQNCSNYVGSWRAPGSASDFLTADYFTRIARTLEDGGFDLAFFDDRLAMPDIYRGSHELAVRHGIRSVKMDPTVVMLAMAMATRHLGVAATYSTTYYEPFHIARHFATADLMTGGRTGWNIVTSLNDSEAANFGRTEHLDHDLRYERADEFVDIVTRMWDTWEPDALSVDKRSGEFADPAKVHRLDHDGRFFTSHGTFPVPRSPQGRPVLLQAGASGRGQEFAARWADVIFTHFANVESGTRTYARLRQGIEDAGRDPDSVVIAPLINVVTAETPELVERKQAMLEDLAREEDGLALLCEALNTDFGARPYEEPFTDAELRAMSYQGLRDRVITLSGKENPSVRDFVEFSGRGRLREAEIVAGTPEVVADRLEELHGTCGDGFVLAAASVPGSYDDFSRLVTPELRRRGLVRPDYAAETLRGNLGLPAVDGVPA